CGGATGAAGATGCCAGCCAGCCGCTGGGAACGATTACGGAGATTCTGCAGCCCGGGGCCAATGATGTCTGGGTAGTGAAGCCGAAGAAGGGCCAGGATATTCTGATTCCGGTCATTAATGATGTAGTGCTGGATGTAAATATTGCAGCCAAAAAAATAACTGTGCATCTCATGGAAGGGCTGCTTCCATGATCCGCATTGACGTGCTGACGCTGTTCCCGGACATGTGTGAAGGCGTCTTCGGCACCAGCATTCTTGGGAAGGCCCGTGAGAAAGGCATTGCTTCACTGAACACAGTCAACTTCCGCGACTTCTCGGGCAACAAGCATAACAGCGTGGATGATACGCCTTACGGCGGAGGTGGAGGCATGGTGCTGAAGCCGGACCCTATCTTCGCAGCAGTGGAGCATGTGCTGGCTCAGAGTAGCGTTGGCGGGGAGCAAGAGGACATCGGGAATACAGAGGCCGTGAAGCCGCGTATTATTCTGATGTGCCCCCAGGGCCGGACGTATAACCAGCAGATCGCCGAAGAGCTGGCACAAGAGCAGCATCTAATCTTCATCTGCGGTCATTATGAGGGCTACGACGAGCGAATCCGTGAGCATCTGGTGACGGACGAACTGTCGATTGGCGACTATGTGCTGACCGGTGGTGAGCTTCCAGCCTTGACCGTCATTGATTCAGTAGTGCGGCTGCAGCCGGGGGCGCTGGGAAACGAGACCTCTGCAATCTCCGACTCCTTTAGCACCGGGCTGCTGGAGTACCCGCATTATACCCGTCCGGCAGAGTTCCGGGGCTGGAAGGTCCCGGACATGCTGCTCAGCGGACATCATGCCAATATCGAGGTGTGGCGGCGTGAGCAGGCGCTGCAGCGTACGCTCGAACGCAGACCGGATCTGCTGGAGACGGCAGAGCTGACGGTGAAGGACAAGCAGACGCTGAAGCGGCTGCAGGAGCAGGCAAGCTTGGAGCAGAAATAAATGATAAATTTGGGCTTAAATAGAGTCATAGCTGGCGTCTTTCTAGCGTATATTACGTTAGGGAGGCGTTTTTTGCTGTGTTCTGAGAACCGGGAACGGGAATTACGAACTAGAACGGATAGGCATAGAAGAAGTTTTGCCAGCGAAATAAATACGAGCAGATGTGCGTCAATACCCTTTTTCTAGGGTAATGAATAGAGGTGCCGCAAGTAGACATGCAGCTATAGACGCAGCTAGCTTAATTATCGAAAGGAATGACTGAAGTGACTACGAATACGCATGAATCATTCAAGCCAGCCGTGGACACTGTCCACAAGGAGGCGGAGCCGCTCCGCACGGTAAGTGATATTATTGATTTTTATAAGAATCGTAAATCGTAATCTTATCATTGAAGAAATGAATTAGACCTGGAAGCAGGTTCAATAGGCTCAGTAATACAGCAAATTCCACAAATAGCCGCTGAAGACAGACGAACCCCAGGTTCGCTGGCTTCGGCGGTTATTTGTTTGCCGGGTGCGAAGAGTGCAGGCAAACAAAAAAAGACCGTCCGAAGACGGTCTCTCTACCCGAGGCGCTAGTTTGTAACTTTGATCCGTATCCCGCGCCACCAAGGCTAAAACATTCAGCCGTTGGTCCGGGTAAGGGATACGTTCAGCATGTCATGCTTGATGTGAACGCACCTCCTTTCCTTGTGTCAAGAGTATAGCACAGCCTTTACGGAAAATCCATTAAATTTTAATGACATCCGAAAAAATATTGAACTCCATAAACATACTGAACTCTATTTGAAACTGCTGAACTAGTGAGGTATATTTATAGTATAACGGTTAGTAACCGCTTACCGGCATATTATGCATGAGATGAACGTATGTTAATCGTAGGGATGCGGCTAACGTAGGCATGAAGTATTGGATTGATTTGAAATGTCGGGGTATAGCGCAGCCTGGTAGCGCGCACCCTTGGGGTGGGTGAGGTCGCAGGTTCAAATCCTGTTACTCCGATTATTCCCGTCATCGTTTAAAATAAAAACACTTCCGTCAGCGCAGTACGCTCTGTAGGAGGTGTTTTTATTTAGGTGATGAGACCTATGTGCGGTTAAGCTAAAACCTGCCCCTGTTTCCATCGCGGCGGGTAAGCATGATAACTCCCGTGACCAGTGAATACAAGGCAACAACCAGAAGTAATACAATAGCCCAAGTATAATTGCGCACCGTGTAGGTGAGCGAAGCGAAAATGATAAACCAGGCGATCCGCAGTACTCCTTCATTAATAAAACGTCTGCCTGCTGTACTCATGATTCCTGCCTCCTTTTGGATTGTAAAAGATTGTTCACAACCGTAAGCGTTTAATTGATTTTGTTACTTTAATATTACCCCTTTTTCCACAAAATTGATACACAATGTTCACAAGTTCTTCATTTCACAGCTATATTACATATAGACAGTTGCTGCGTGACGATAGCCGTTACCGGCTTATCCCTCCCTTCATAAGATACAGAACCACGATTAAGGAGGAAACAGCAGATGGAAGCTTATTATAATTGTCTCCATTGCAAAGATAAGCGTGTACGCATTATGACTACTGACGGCAAACGCCATGAAGGAATTATTGTGGATGTGGACCGGAACAATGTGTATCTGAAAACAAAGGGCAATGGCAGAATGCAAACCTCGGCCTTCTATCCGGGCGGTGCGGGGAACTACTATGGCGGCTACTATGGCTACGGCAGCCAGATCCTTACCTTGAGCCTGTTCACGCTTTTGGCAATTGCACTAATCTGACGAAGGCCTGAACAACACAAAAGTGGGCTCCTGGAAGTCAGGAAAGCCCACTTTTGGCGTAATTATAGGATAATCTAGTTAACGGATATGGCTCCGATCTGCGTGGTTAAAGATACCAGCGGACCGCCGCCGTTATAATCCTTTGATGTACCATTGTCGGTGCCGGAGATGTGGCCGAGTTCACTGCGGGCTTTGACCGTACATGCGGTTGTTGCTGACAGATCGGCGGAGATTCTTCCGATATCGCTCTTGGCCTTGAGGCTGCTGCCCTTTGTTATGCTGGATACTCCAAGCTCAATACTTCCCGTATTCGACTCCACACTGGACTTGCCTGTGAACACGGTGTCTTGAAGGATGATGCTGCCGACATTGCTGTTAATCTCAAAAGTCCCCTCAAGCCCGCGTAGCTGGACAGTGCCTACATTATTATCAATCTCAAACCGGTCAATGGTCTCTGGAATCCCGATTACATAATTAATGCTGAAGTTGGAAGCACCATACTCATGCTGCGCCCATTCCCAGAGATCCCTCTTCGAATTGCCTTCACCATGAGCAGAGACGATTAGAGCGTCTCCTTTATGTTCAATAGAGAATTCCGCGTGATCCAGCACACCGGATACCAGCTTATGGCCTGTCTGCTCATGGACAATGACGGTGGCCTGGACAGTAATCTCGTCACCTGAAGCGGGCGCTACTGCGACTTCCCCAACCGCATTGTCTAGTTTAAGCACGGAAGCCGAAGCAATAGGCAAGGAGGTGGAGAACTCGCGGCTGATTCCGCTAGTGTTCAACTGATCTTCAAGCATGCCTGCTGTGTTCTCAAGGGCGTCACCGACAGCAGCACTGGCATCGCTGAGACTTTGCTTCACGGCTTCTGCCGCTTCCTGCGTGAAGCTGCCGGAGATTGTCTGCTCCAGTTGGTTATCTGCCGCTTCCTTGCCGGGAAGCTCCCGGCAGCCGGTAAGTGCAATAGAAAATACGGCCATGGCTGCAATA
The sequence above is a segment of the Paenibacillus sp. FSL R7-0204 genome. Coding sequences within it:
- the trmD gene encoding tRNA (guanosine(37)-N1)-methyltransferase TrmD, with product MRIDVLTLFPDMCEGVFGTSILGKAREKGIASLNTVNFRDFSGNKHNSVDDTPYGGGGGMVLKPDPIFAAVEHVLAQSSVGGEQEDIGNTEAVKPRIILMCPQGRTYNQQIAEELAQEQHLIFICGHYEGYDERIREHLVTDELSIGDYVLTGGELPALTVIDSVVRLQPGALGNETSAISDSFSTGLLEYPHYTRPAEFRGWKVPDMLLSGHHANIEVWRREQALQRTLERRPDLLETAELTVKDKQTLKRLQEQASLEQK